A single region of the Polyodon spathula isolate WHYD16114869_AA chromosome 5, ASM1765450v1, whole genome shotgun sequence genome encodes:
- the LOC121316268 gene encoding E3 ubiquitin-protein ligase RNF146-B-like: MAGCGEINHTVNMLPTNLKVNEACSSTTPALTVPECAICLQTCVHPVRLPCRHIFCYLCVKGASWQSKRCALCRQEIPEDFLDKPTLLSPEDLKAAGRGNGENAWYYEGRNGWWQYDERTSRELEDAFSKGKKTTEMLIAGFLYVADLENMVQYRRNEHGRRRKIKRDIVDIPKKGVAGLRLDTDSNSVTVARENSADGADTTAVRGAAATSTRVATSARPPTSLGGQLTSPSTPSPDASSSLENSLAQLQIGNQSATDRGRNGEGEEVEDEGARSRGSSAPNTSVDESWSEISSEVEEEEGEVEQEQEQEQEEEEEVEVGVDVDEGEVTSDQAQYVLHTRQRLLHHDRPRESHADRPYLGGEPGSSSVRSRRPDGQCTVTDV, from the coding sequence ATGGCTGGCTGTGGTGAAATCAACCATACAGTAAACATGCTTCCCACTAATCTGAAGGTAAATGAGGCATGTTCAAGCACAACGCCTGCTCTGACTGTGCCAGAATGTGCCATATGCTTACAAACATGTGTTCACCCGGTCAGACTGCCTTGTAGACACATCTTTTGCTATCTTTGCGTGAAAGGAGCTTCGTGGCAAAGCAAACGGTGTGCCCTGTGTCGGCAAGAAATCCCAGAAGACTTTCTTGACAAGCCCACGCTGCTGTCCCCAGAGGACCTGAAAGCCGCGGGCAGAGGCAATGGAGAGAACGCGTGGTACTATGAAGGCAGGAATGGCTGGTGGCAGTATGACGAGCGCACTAGTAGAGAGCTGGAAGACGCTTTTTCAAAGGGTAAAAAGACTACAGAGATGCTCATTGCAGGATTTCTGTATGTGGCAGACCTGGAGAACATGGTTCAGTACAGAAGGAACGAACACGGTCGGCGAAGGAAAATCAAACGAGACATTGTAGATATTCCCAAGAAAGGTGTAGCCGGACTTCGGTTGGACACAGACTCCAACTCTGTAACGGTGGCTCGTGAAAATTCAGCAGATGGGGCTGATACCACAGCAGTACGGGGGGCTGCAGCTACGTCGACTCGAGTTGCCACTTCCGCAAGACCACCAACGTCTTTAGGGGGCCAGCTGACAAGTCCTTCAACCCCTTCCCCCGATGCCAGTAGCAGCTTGGAAAACTCCTTAGCCCAATTACAGATCGGTAATCAAAGTGCGACTGACAGAGGGCGCaatggggagggagaggaggtaGAAGATGAAGGAGCTCGGTCTCGTGGCTCTTCTGCTCCAAACACATCGGTTGATGAGTCATGGTCAGAAATCAGCAGTGAGGtagaggaggaagagggggaagttgagcaggagcaggagcaggagcaggaggaggaggaggaggtagagGTAGGTGTAGATGTAGATGAAGGTGAAGTGACTAGTGATCAGGCTCAATATGTTTTGCATACTAGACAAAGACTGCTTCATCATGATAGGCCTAGGGAGAGCCATGCTGATAGACCATATCTGGGGGGTGAGCCTGGCAGCAGCAGTGTGAGATCTAGGAGGCCTGATGGACAGTGCACTGTAACTGACGTTTAA
- the LOC121316269 gene encoding R-spondin-3-like — protein sequence MQLQLISLVLICLHSMEYIDSQPASRIRRHRKVHPGVSHGCQGGCATCSDYNGCLSCKPRLFFFLERNGMRQTGVCLSSCPSGYYGTRSPDINKCTKCKADCDACFNRNFCTKCKAGFYVHMGRCLDTCPDEYEPKEQHMECTAIVHCEVGEWSLWSPCSKRGKTCGFKRGEESRTRETLRIPSASGDTCPATKEKRKCVVQRRRCRKGERKEGSERKRRPIKEENKEENQESRQEERDTDNKEESENKNKTEHRRRKAQNKQHVSTVGSTAH from the exons ATGCAATTACAACTGATATCCTTGGTTTTAATCTGTTTGCACTCTATGGAATACATTGACAGCCAGCCCGCCTCCAGAATCAGGCGACACAGAAAAG TACATCCTGGAGTTAGCCATGGTTGTCAAGGGGGATGTGCGACGTGTTCCGATTACAACGGGTGCTTGTCGTGTAAACCAAGGCTGTTTTTCTTCTTGGAGAGGAATGGGATGAGGCAGACCGGGGTGTGCCTGTCCTCGTGCCCGAGTGGTTACTACGGGACCAGATCACCAGACATTAACAAATGCACAA AGTGTAAAGCAGACTGTGATGCCTGCTTCAACAGAAACTTCTGCACAAAATGTAAAGCTGGATTTTATGTACATATGGGGAGGTGTCTGGACACCTGTCCTGATGAGTATGAGCCCAAGGAACAGCACATGGAGTGTACAGCTATTG TGCACTGCGAGGTGGGTGAGTGGAGTCTGTGGAGTCCATGCTCAAAGAGAGGGAAAACCTGTGGCTTCAAAAGAGGTGAGGAGTCGAGGACTCGAGAGACACTGCGCATCCCCTCTGCTAGTGGAGACACTTGTCCAGCGACGAAAGAGAAGAGGAAATGTGTTGTGCAGAGGAGAAGATGTCGCAAAGGAG AAAGGAAAGAGGGaagtgagagaaagagaaggcCAATCAAGGAGGAGAACAAAGAGGAGAACCAAGAGAGCAGGCAGGAAGAAAGGGACACTGACAACAAAGAGGAATCGGAGAACAAAAACAAGACTGAACACAGGAGACGGAAAGCACAGAACAAGCAACACGTCTCTACAGTTGGGAGCACTGCACACTAA